The following DNA comes from Pseudomonas sp. Tri1.
AGACCGCGCAAGAGGGGGGCGCCTGGCGTGATGCGGTAAGCGGCACGCCAGAGAGGCCGAAGCCTGGCCTTCGAATGAAAGCAGAGAAACTATCATAGGCTGCGTGGCGCGTGGTGGTCGGCGCGCCAGAGCCCCTGACTGGGAGACGATCAAGGCATCAGATATCTACTGTCAGCCGGATCATTATCGATGTGAGTGGTCGATCGACGGATGCGGCCTGTTTACGTGCTCAGCCATAGTTCGACTTTATCTCGGCTCGGAATGCCTCCGGAATGAACAACTTTGCCATCAATGACCACGCTGGGTGTCGATATAACCCCATAGCTCATGATGTCACGCAGCTCTTCCACTTTTTCCAACTTCACAGGCACGCCTTTCGCTTGAGCGACTTGCTCGATGATGGCGATTGTCGATTTACACTTGGAGCAACCGGTACCTAGAACCTTGATATCTTTCATGGGAACCTCGGCGGATGGACTTA
Coding sequences within:
- a CDS encoding thioredoxin family protein: MKDIKVLGTGCSKCKSTIAIIEQVAQAKGVPVKLEKVEELRDIMSYGVISTPSVVIDGKVVHSGGIPSRDKVELWLST